The Pseudomonadota bacterium nucleotide sequence CCTGACCGTAGAGGGCCTGGGTTGCCTGCGCTGTCAGTGAGCCGATGCCGTCCATCGATGTCCGTCCTGCTTTCCGCTTTGCTCTTTCATACGATTATAGCCTGGAGATCTGAAATTCATCTGAAAAACCGGGCGCGCTCCTCAGGGCGGCCCTCACCGCGGCGGGATACTCGACGCGCACGAGGCAGAGCCCGTGAGGTGGGGCTGCCGCCGACGATTCCCGGGGATCGCGCGAGCGGAGCACGCGCGCCATCGTGTGCGGCGGGCGTAGGCCGCTTCCCACGTCGACGAGGGTGCCCGTGAGCATGCGCACCATGTGTGGCAGGAAGGCGTCGGCTTCGAGCTCGATGCAGAACAGGCGGGCCTCGTCGAGCGCCGCGCGCAGATGCGATCGGGCGTCGCCCTGCGGCGGCTGCGGCGCGACTACCTCGAAGCGATGCAGCGTGCGGAAGAAGTGTGCCATCTCGCCCCCCGCCTGGAAGGCGCGGAAGTCGCGACGTCCCAGAAGGCTGCTCGCCTCGCGCTGCATCAGCTCGACATCGAGGTCTCGCCAGACGTGCCAGCTGCGTGGCGCAAGCATCGTTCTCGGGCGCGGCTCTGCCAGGAGGTGATACTGGTAGATACGTCTTGCCGCGCTGTGGCGGGCGTGAAACCAGGCGGGAGCCTCCCACGCTCCGCTCACCGAGAGACGGCCATGGGCCTTCATCCACAGGGCGCGCGCCACGGTCTCCAGGGGACGGCTGCTGCGGGTGCGCACGTGAGCGAACTGCCCGATGGCGTGAACGCCCGTGTCGGTGCGCCCGGCGCACACGCACTCCACGGGCTCGTCGAGCACCTGCGAGAGGATCGACTCGAGCAGCCCTTGCACGGTCTGCAGCCCGGGGTCGCGCTGGCGCTGGAATCCGCTGAAGGGCCCGCCGTCGTACTCGATGCGGAAGACCAGGGTTCTCATGGTCCGCCGGGCCACCGCAGACCGTCGAAGGCCGACAGGGCCAGTGCCAGTGCACCCACGCCCCACACCGCGATCAGATCGATGCCGCTGCCTCTGATCTCGCACAGGCGAGTGCGCCCCACACCGCGG carries:
- a CDS encoding tRNA pseudouridine synthase A encodes the protein MARRTMRTLVFRIEYDGGPFSGFQRQRDPGLQTVQGLLESILSQVLDEPVECVCAGRTDTGVHAIGQFAHVRTRSSRPLETVARALWMKAHGRLSVSGAWEAPAWFHARHSAARRIYQYHLLAEPRPRTMLAPRSWHVWRDLDVELMQREASSLLGRRDFRAFQAGGEMAHFFRTLHRFEVVAPQPPQGDARSHLRAALDEARLFCIELEADAFLPHMVRMLTGTLVDVGSGLRPPHTMARVLRSRDPRESSAAAPPHGLCLVRVEYPAAVRAALRSAPGFSDEFQISRL